In Bacillus weihaiensis, the genomic stretch CAACCAAGCTCTAAAGATCTCGCTGGACAAATTGAAGAACAAAGAATGATGCTAGCAAGCTTGCAATCTTCTATTCAGAATACGAGCGAAAGAACACCGGATCAGAAATCCCTGCTTGAAGGGTATGAAAAAAGCTTAGCTAGCTTCGTAGAATTTGTTGAGCAATATAAGGAATATCAAGATAATCAACAAAAGGTACTAGCCGACATGCAAACAGAGGCCATTTTAACGGTGAATCAAGCGACTCAGGATCAACAGCCTATGTTTATGCAATCAAAGCAGCTGTTTGATGACGAAGGGAATACGTTCATTGAAAATATGAAAAAGCTTGATACTCAAATGTTTAACCAAACGCAAACCTTTGGGCAGCTACAAGAGCAAAGGTATAGCCTTGTGAGTAAACAATTAAGTGAATATGAAACCCATCAGAAAAAGGTGTTGGATTTTTACCAACAATTAAAGGATTCTACTGTATTAAACAACGTGGAAGCAAAGCTTGCTGAGTATAGTGAGTCATTAAGTGAAGCACCAGAAGAGCCAGAAGAAGAAGCTCCAAAAGAGGAGAAGGAAAAGAAAAACCAGACAAAAGCAACATTACTTGCAGCAGACACTGGTCAAGAAGGTTCTCCTGAAGAATCTCAAGAAGAGGAACAACCGGAGGATACGGATATACCTTCTGGAGATGACACCGAGGAAGAACAACCAAAAAATCCAGAAGAAGAGCCCTCAGAGCCACCAACGAATCCAGATACACCAGAGGATACAGGCTTTGTAAATTTAGAGGCCGAAAGAAACGAGCTTTCTGCGATTATTGAAGAGATTAATAAACTAAAGGAAACCCTATCAACCAATACAGACCAAAATTCAGAGGAATACCTTTCCGCTTTAGAAGGGTTAGGGAGTGTGCAAGATCGAATTGCAGTTGTAGCAGAATCATTACGTGATAAGGAAAGCGGTGGTACTAATCCGCTTCAAGAAAAACTAGAAGAATTACAAGAGCTACTTACTACAACGAGTGAAAAAGTAGCAGGTTTAGAGCTTGATAAGCAAAATCTAGAAGACCTGCGTGATACTCTTATTGAAGAAAAAATGATTTAATCAAGGAAAAGAATCTACTAACCGAGGAAAAAGAAGCATTACAACAGCTCTATGATGACCTCTTTACTCAAGCTACTAAACTAGAGGAAGAGCTGAATCTATACAAGGATTATGAGGCAAATATAAAAGAAGAAATCGAGAGAAAAGAACAAAGTATCTTAGCGTCTAAAGCCTTATCTGAAACACGGAAAACAAGAGTGAACGAATTCTTTTCCAAGGAAATAAAGAGCAAAGATTTACTCGATATGATGTTCTATTATTCCTACCTAGACCGATACGAGGCCACGTTAATAAGCATGGCTTCAATTGATCAGGCAAAAATAGATACCTTAACAAATGAAGCTTTACAGCAGGAAGCGAATAAGATTGTTGAAATTAAGGATGATGAGGACGTTGTCTGGACAAAATTGAGTGAAGACTTACCGTCCACTAAGGATGCACTTAATACAATGGAGGATCAATTCACCCTGTTTATGGCTGAATATGAAACGAGT encodes the following:
- the esaA gene encoding type VII secretion protein EsaA, whose product is MNQLVTILKLLLVIALIVVTPLVFFQTIGDNPFKVEKASAAQRIAIINEDMGTEEEGEQIQFGQDVAAILKENSAFEYTVVGRSAGENGLKNQKYDAVVYLPSNFSENVMTYNEENPVKTNFEYKVQSQLNSINKEKVVLELEKATKKVNQKISTLYWNYISVDMETIRQEFDEILQKEIAFQEAMKAFYQPSSKDLAGQIEEQRMMLASLQSSIQNTSERTPDQKSLLEGYEKSLASFVEFVEQYKEYQDNQQKVLADMQTEAILTVNQATQDQQPMFMQSKQLFDDEGNTFIENMKKLDTQMFNQTQTFGQLQEQRYSLVSKQLSEYETHQKKVLDFYQQLKDSTVLNNVEAKLAEYSESLSEAPEEPEEEAPKEEKEKKNQTKATLLAADTGQEGSPEESQEEEQPEDTDIPSGDDTEEEQPKNPEEEPSEPPTNPDTPEDTGFVNLEAERNELSAIIEEINKLKETLSTNTDQNSEEYLSALEGLGSVQDRIAVVAESLRDKESGGTNPLQEKLEELQELLTTTSEKVAGLELDKQNLEDLRDTLIEEKMI